CTTTCTTAGACAGTATGAGTAAGGAATGGTATCACGTTCCATTATCATCTGAACAAGAAACATCTTTTGCGCCATGGTACGGTACATTTAGCTTAATCGAGCCTTTCGGGGAGCAGCATATGTTATATGGTGTCAGACTATTTGAAGGACCACTTCACATCACAGAGGCAAAGAAATATGTTGATGAATTAATAGATTCACATGACTTAGCACCAAGTGAACTACTTAGAAAATTCTATCCGGAAATTTTAGCCGTATTCATTCAAGGACTAAAACTTGAGGATGGATCGACATCAAAAATGATTAAACAGAAAAAAACATCGTGGGTAGTAAAAGACGCTAAAAAAGTGCAAGAACTTCTTGAAGTACAACCTACAATTTATTTAGAAGAGTGGGAAGGCGAACAAAAAACAGCAAGTTTCATCTCTGATTGGTTTGAATACAGAGACAGCCTCATGGACGGAGTGGTACATACGACAGAAGTGAGAAGTACGATTCAGCTCAAAGACTCAGACTTAATCGTAGAGAGTTTTGATCCTATAGCGATGGAAGAAGTAACTGAGTTATTAAAAAATTCTCAGTTAGCAACATGTGAGAGTGAAAAAATAGATGAATGGGAAATCCCCGTTCATGCTGAGATGCGCAATATGTTGATTCAAATGAAACCTGAGACACCAAAGCATTTCTCTCTCTTTGCACAAAATCATTTTGAATCGCAGATGAATCAGCCACAGTTCTATTTGAACAATCAATCGATTACCGAATTAGTTGACAAAGGTGATATTGAAACGGTTGAGCATTGGTTAAGGCAATCTGAATATGATGTGTATATCTCACAAAAGGCTAGGTTTGGTGTTGTGGAAGAAACTGCGGATTATAACACGATCCGTTCAAAATTGAACTTGCCACTCTCTCCATTTGTAACAGGTGTAAAAGATCGTCAATCTTCTTACACGACCTTACACTTAACGAAAGAAGAGAAGGCAGATCATTTAAAGAATGCTTTTTATCAGGTGCGGCTTGATGAATTTCTCCACTTGAAAACAGAGGGGAAATCTGATGCGACTATAAGAAAGTATCGAAATAGCTTAAAGATGGTATCTAAGCTCTATCAATCAATTGAACACATCAGCAGTTGGCATGAAGTAACGAATGACCAATGGAGTAAAATGTTAAATCATGATTTACTTGAGCAATACCCGACTATGAGTAAAACGCAATGTAAAGATTTTATCAGTACTACAAAGGCCTTTGTTAAGTGGGTCGATACGGTTGAAGGTACTTTGATGACGCCAGAAGTTACGAACAGCTTAAAAGAAGTTGAAGAGCGATTTAAACAACAAGAAATAAGTGTAAACTAACATAAAATCGCATACATGATCATGTGTGCGATTTTTTACATTCTCAACTTTACCAGAATGATATTATGTAAACTAAAAAGTTCTATTGGTTTTATCTAAACAACTTAAGGTAATATGTAAAGGTATAAGAAATGTGTATCGATAGAGAGGAGAATACGATGGGGCAAGTAAAAGATACAGTAAAAGAAGTGGTTTTTGCTGTACTACCGATAACAATGGTCATTGTCATCTTACAATTTACACTTATTTGGCTACCGATGGAAGTTTTTGTTCAGTTTTTAATTGGAGTCGTACTGGTCAGTGTAGGTCTGATTTTCTTTTTATTGGGGGTACACGTCGGATTGCTTCCTATTGGGGAAATGATTGGCTCAACATTACCGAAGACAAAAAAAGTTTGGTTAATTATTGCGGTTGGGTTTGTTTTAGGTTTTGTTGTAACGCTTGCCGAACCTGATGTTCGTGTCCTATCTCAACAAATTGATGATGTTTCTGCTGGAGAAATCTCACAAATGGTCTTAATCTATTCTGTTGCATTGGGTGTAGGTATTTTTGTTGCTCTTGCGATGATGCGTATTATTTTTTCGATTCAATTAAAGTGGTTACTATTAGGTGGATATAGTATCGTCTTTTTATTAGCGATTGTCACACCAGCAACGTATATTCCAATTTCCTTTGATTCTGGGGGAGTGACGACTGGTCCAATGACTGTTCCGTTTATCTTAGCTTTAGGAGTAGGTGTTTCTTCTGTATTGCGCGGTAAGTCTTCATCGAGTGATAGCTTTGGTTTAGTGGCGCTAGCGTCAATCGGTCCTATTATTGCCGTGCAAGTGTTAGGAGTGATCTACGGATGAATATCGTAATATTCGAAGGGTTTGGCGAGGTTTTATTAGAAGTATTCTTTGCGCTACTACCATTGTTGTTGTTTTTCCTTGTCTTCCAATTTTTCTTTTTGAAACTTGAAAAGAAGAAGTTAATTAATATAGGTAAAGGAATGATTTTATCCTTTATCGGATTGGCGTTATTTTTACAAGGAGTACATGTTGGTTTTTTTCCGGCAGGAGAACTAATGGGCGAGAAATTAGGAGAGTTATCTTACAGTTGGGTGCTTATTCCGATCGGATTTATTTTAGGGTTTGTTGCCACGTTTGCCGAACCTGCTGTTCGAATATTAAATGAGCAGGTCGAGAAAGTTTCTGGAGGATACATTTCTGAAAAAGTGATGCTTTACACGTTATCAATTGGTGTTGGAGTATCAATCTCGCTTTCGATGCTCAGAATTTTAGCTGGTTTCTCATTATGGTACTACATTTTACCAGGCTATCTACTTGCTGTTATTTTAGTGCTAATCTCAAGCCAAACATTTACAGCGATTGCTTTTGATTCAGGAGGAGTGGCTACAGGCCCTATGACGGTTACCTTCATTTTGGCGATTGCCGTAGGTGTCGCTTCTGTAACAGAGGGAAGAGATCCACTTATTGATGGGTTTGGTATGATTGCTCTTGTTGCATTAGCCCCAATATTATCCGTCTTAATACTTGGAATCTTGTATGAGAGGAAAGGCAGGGATCAACGTGAAACGCAATCATAATCACCAACTTTTTGTAACAATTGTTAAAAAGAATCAAGCAAGTAAACTAGTTAAAGCGGCAAAAGAAGCAGGAGCCGAAGGGGCGACAATTCTTTATGCAAGAGGTAGTGGGATCCATGAGAATAAGGAATTTCTAGGGATACCAATGGAGAATGAGAAAGAGCTAATTTTAACTGTTGCTAAACAAAGAATCATGAAGAATATTGTTGAAGCTGTTGTACGTGCTGGTTCCTTGAATCAATCAGGTAAAGGAATCGGATTCATTATCTCATTACCACATATTACAGGAATCTCTCATTTAAAAAAGGAAATAGATGAAACCGATGACGATTTTAAGATGGAGGGGGTAGATTTCATGGCAGAAGAACATATACCTTTTGAATTAATCGTAACAATTGTGAATAAGGGAGAGGCCGACCTTGTGCTAGATTCTTCAATGGAGGCAGGGGCAGAAGGTGGAACTGTCATTAATGGACGTGGCTCTGGCATTCATGAGAAAGCGACCTTCTTTAACATCCCTATCGAACCAGGAAAAGATGTTGTTCTAACATTAATTCATCAAAAACGTCGAGAAAAGGTTCTAAAGGCAATTGAGACAGGTGTTGGTTTAAATGAATCAGGCAAAGGGATCGCTTTTGTTATTGATGTTGAACGAGTCGTTGGTATAAACCATGTCATAGACGAGCTAAAAGACGGTAAGAAAAAATGAAAGTTGATTTAAAAAACGAGAGAGCAAAAATTCTCTCGTTTTTTAATCCAATCTAATGTATTTGGATGCCGTTCCTTAATAAATCGACTAAAATGGCTTTCGTTTCAGATACTCTCATGGTGTCACCTTGAACGAGGTAGTCATGCAGTTCGGTGAGATAATAATCAATTTCATGGTATTGTACACTTTGACGCATTTTTTCTTCTTGTTCTCGTAATACTTGAACACTAGAGGAATAATTTAAAATTCGATCTAAGATCTCAATGATTTCAGTCGATGAAAGGTCAACACAGATCAATTCCATGTATCGCTTGTGGCGAACAAAGGTTAATGAATTTTTCTCGTTGTTTTTATAAATAGTTAAAATCATCTTTCCGCGATCAAATCCCCAAAACACCCCGTATTGTAATTCATTCACTTCCTGAACAAGTTCGTTTAACTGATTTTTTCTTACACGAATGGTCAAATTATTAAATTTTTCTCTTTGGAAGTTAATCATCCAAACTCACCCCATTCACTTAAAAGATAAATAGAAATTAGTTTATCATATGCAAGCTTTGTTCAGAATATTAAAAAAACAATAAAAGGTCGAGTTTATTACTTTATATAAGATTTGACTTATATAATTATGTGCTTATATAATATAGTCGAAATAGAAAACATCATATTAATAAAAATACATGCAGTCGCTAAAAGGATGATCCAAATGTCAGCAACGAATTATCAACACTTAATAACGAACCGTATTTTTATCGGTGGAGCCGATGATGTGAAGGATGTACTGGAGAATGAAAAAGTAGATGTTGTCTTTGACTTGAGGGCTGAGGCTCCAGCGGAACGTACTATTCATCAAGCGATCCATTGTCCAATTGTCGATGATGAAATGAAACAAGATGAGTCTATCAAGCAATCGATTGATCAAGTTGTTAAAGCATTCAACGAAGGAAAGAATGTATATTTCCATTGTCAAGGCGGAAGTAATCGTACTGGAACGGTAGCAATTGGAACGCTACTGTCTTTAGGAGAGGCGAGTTCAATTGAAGAGGGAGAGCAGATTGCTCAATCGAAAAGAGCGAAAATTAAGGTGAAACCAGAAATGAAAGATTCATTGTCGCGACTGTTTCCAAATACATAATGATTACTAAATAATAAAAGACGTAAATCACTTTTGTGTAAGTGATTTACGTCTTTTATTTGCATAAAATTTTAATATGATTTCACATACCGTACAAGTAACAATATTTTAAAACCGAAAAACTATTAAAAAATTCTGATAGATTATATACTAATGAACAAGAAATAAAAAGGAGTTGATATATTTCATGAAATTTCTAATTGTTGGTGCTGGAGCTGTAGGTGGCTATTTTGGTGGACGTCTTCTCGAAAAAGGGGAAGATGTGACCTTTCTCGTTCGATACAAACGTCAAGAACAGCTATTGGATCAAGGGTTACTAATTGAGAGTATCCACGGCGACTTCCGAAGCATCCCAAAAACCATAGTTGAAGGGGAAAAAGGTCAGTTTGATGTGATTATGATTGGCACGAAATCGTATCATTTAGAACAAGCAATTGAAGCGGTAAAGCCTTTCTTACATGAAAAAACGGTAGTTATACCAATGTTAAATGGATTTGCTCATCTAAATATATTAAAACAAGCATTTAGACAAGATAAGATTCTCGGAGGGTTATGTTTCATTGAATCAACCGTTACTGAAGAGGGTCTTATCCAGCAAACAAGCAAAGTTCATCAATTTATGTTTGGCGAGTTTGATGGTACGTACTCAGAACGAGTTCAAAAGATTGAACAAGCCTTTTCAAATACAAATGCGATGATTAAGGTTAGTGATTCGATCCTACAAGAGATGTGGCATAAATACTTATTTATTACAACGATGTCAGGCGTTACGTCTTTATTTAAGCAACCAGTTGGTCCGATAAGAGAACTTGCTGAAGGGAAAGCAACAATTAAAGCTTTATTGAAAGAAATAGCTACAATTATGCGTGCAGAAGGTGCCCCTTTAGCAGAAGGGATTGAAGAGATTCAATACGAGCGATTTCTATCTCTTGAAGCTGGTATGAAGTCTTCAATGCAGCGAGATATGGAGAAACGTGGGTTGGTTGAGGTCGATCACTTGCAAGGTTATTTATTAGAAAAAGCTGCTGACCATCGACTAAAGGCACCGATATTAACGACGGTTTATGTTAATTTAAAATTATATGAAAAACAATTGCATGAAGAGAAACGCTGGTCCCTTTTATAAAGGGGCTAGTTTTTTTGCATTGTTCAACCTAGAAAAACAAACAAACATTCGCTACAATGAAGATATAAGATGATTGAGGTGGATTGAATGTTTAAGAAAACACTTGAGCAAGTATTAGAGGAAATCAAATCAAGTGAAGAGACAAAAGACCAGATTATACATTGGGAAGTGTTAGAAGCTGTTGAAGCGAAGACGAAGCCTTTCCCAGTAACTATAGATAAAAAGATTCAACTTGCCCTGAGAAAAAGAGGGATTGGAGAATTGTATATTCATCAACATGAAGCGATTACTCACGCGACAAAAGGGAACCATGTTGTCGCAGTAACCCCAACAGCATCAGGGAAAACATTGTGTTACAACATACCTGTTTTGCAGCAGATTTTAAAGGATGAAGAGAGTCGTGCGCTGTATTTATTCCCGACTAAAGCATTAGCTCAAGATCAAAAAAGTGAAATGAATGAGCTGATTGAAGAAATGGGAGTAGATGTGAAGTGCTTTACCTATGACGGAGATACAGCCCCTACCATTAGACAAGCCGTTAGAAAAGCTGGTCATGTCGTTATTACGAACCCTGATATGCTTCATTCAGCGATTTTACCTCATCACACAAAATGGGTAGCCTTTTTTGAAAACCTAAAATATGTCGTAATCGATGAACTTCATACGTACCGTGGTGTATTTGGTAGTCATGTTGCTAATGTGGTTCGTAGATTGAAACGAATTGCTGCTTACTATGGCTGCTATCCAACTTTTATTTGTACGTCAGCCACAATCGCCAATCCTAGAGAGTTGGCCGAAGAATTGACCGGTCAACCAATGAAGTTAGTTGACCAAAACGGTGCACCAAGAGGAAAAAAGCATTTTCTCTTTTACAATCCACCGGTTGTGAATGAATCGATGAACATCCGTAAGAGTGCAACGGTTGAAGTAAATAATCTAGCAAAACATTTCTTACAAAACAAAATTCAAACGATTGTTTTTGCTAAAAGCCGTGTTCGAGTAGAGATTATATTAAGTCACCTACAAGAGTTAACGAAAAAACAGATCGGTCCAGATACGATCCGTGGCTACCGCGGTGGTTATTTACCTAAACAACGACGAGAGATTGAAAGAGGATTACGCTCTGGTGACATCATAGGCGTTGTAAGCACGAATGCGCTTGAACTTGGTGTAGATATTGGACAATTACAGGTATGCATCATGACAGGGTACCCAGGTTCAATTGCAAGTGCGTGGCAACAGGCAGGTCGGGCAGGGCGGAGACAGAATGAATCGGTGATTATTATGGTGGCAGGTTCTACTCCGATTGATCAATATGTGATCAATCACCCTGATTATTTCTTTGAGCGTTCACCTGAATCAGCGCGGATTAATCCAGATAATTTAGTCATCTTAGTTGATCATTTAAAGTGTGCTGCCTATGAGCTTCCATTTAGACAAGGTGAGACGTTTGATGGGGTGGAGATTGAGGATATACTAGAGTTTCTTACAGAAGAAAAGGTTCTTCTTCATCGAGTAGATAAGTGGTATTGGATGAATGATGCATTCCCTGCACACGGGATTAGTCTCCGGTCAGCTTCACAAGAGAATGTGATCATCATTGATCAATCGGATGTAGCGAAACCACAGGTCATTGGTGAAATGGATCGGTTTAGTGCAATGACACTTCTACATGACGAGGCGATTTATCTTCATCAAGGTGTGCAGTACCAAGTGGAATACCTCGATTGGGATGAAAAGAAAGCATTTGTGCGTGAAGTTGCTGTTGAATACTTTACGGATGCTAACTTAGCTGTTCAATTAAAGGTGTTAGAAGAGGATTTAGAAAAAGAGGAAGCATTTGCTAAGATCTCATTTGGGGATGTAATGGTAAATGCAAAGGCGACTCTTTTTAAGAAAATTAAATTAACAACGTTTGAAAATATCGGTTCTGGTCCGATTCATTTGCCTGAAGAAGAGCTTCATACGAATGCTATGTGGGTCAGCTTTTACGACTCGGTTGTCTCGGAGTATAGTGAGGGAGCCTTTGACCAAGCATTAATTGGACTTGCTCATTTGTTTCAACATGTTGCTCCTGTCTTTGTTATGTGCGACCGATCTGATTTGCATGTAATTCCTCAGATGAAAGCTGATCATTCAGAAAAACCGACGATCTTTATGTACGATCGATATCCTGGTGGGATCGGACTTGCTAAAGAAGTATATAAAAATATCGATCTTATATTAGAGAATGTGACAACGCTTGTGCAATCTTGCTCATGTGAACACGGCTGTCCAGCTTGTGTTGGAGCATCAGGCGAAGCAGGAAATCAAGTGAAATCAACAGTCATGCGACTAGTGAAAATGTTGCAAACGGTGCAGAGGGGAGAAAGTAATGGCGCTTAAAAACAAATTGAACCGTTTGAAAAAACATATGAACATCAATTCAATCAATGAAGAAACTGCTCCCTCTAAATCAAATCAACCAATCCAAGACGAAACAACCATTCCTTATTTAGCGAAATGGAACGAGCTTGATACACAAGCTGTTTACTTTGAAGATCAATATACATTGATTCGTGAAGTCCGTCTTCCAATATCAACAAAACATGGTGCCTATACATTTGCTCACCTATCAGGAGTCATAGATCGGTGGCAGTCTTTTTCTTCATCCCACCCACTTTCTGCAAAAGGAAAAGGGGTTGAAGATCTTTTATTTTTTGACACAGAAACAACCGGATTGAGCAACGGAGCTGGAAACAGAATTTTTTTATTAGGTAGTGCACAGATTATCGGCGACGAAGTCATTGTACGTCAATATTTCTTACCAGGTCCAGAAGCAGAAGTGGCTTTCTATCATCATTTCTTAACGGATGTAGGTGCTATGAAGAACCTCGTTACTTATAATGGAAAAGCGTTTGATTGGCCGCAAGTCAAAACTAGGCATACCTTTGTTCGTGATCAAGTTCCTATGCTTCCTAAATTTGGTCACTTTGACTTGTTGCATGCGTCAAGAAGATTGTGGAAAGAGCAACTCTCAACTTGTAAATTATCCACGGTCGAAAAAGA
Above is a genomic segment from Bacillus sp. FJAT-45037 containing:
- a CDS encoding SEC-C domain-containing protein codes for the protein MTIKRNDPCVCGSGNKYKKCCMNKQTMKEVSVQQVDQYVVKRKQLIEKLRMFMKDQFPAKERYFLEKEFNDRTEEAVPPKLRASFSELWMLFFYEHNEKGRLIEQFSTEYKGQLSTDEHQMIKSWSLLTPRLMSAVDRQENTVTFLDSMSKEWYHVPLSSEQETSFAPWYGTFSLIEPFGEQHMLYGVRLFEGPLHITEAKKYVDELIDSHDLAPSELLRKFYPEILAVFIQGLKLEDGSTSKMIKQKKTSWVVKDAKKVQELLEVQPTIYLEEWEGEQKTASFISDWFEYRDSLMDGVVHTTEVRSTIQLKDSDLIVESFDPIAMEEVTELLKNSQLATCESEKIDEWEIPVHAEMRNMLIQMKPETPKHFSLFAQNHFESQMNQPQFYLNNQSITELVDKGDIETVEHWLRQSEYDVYISQKARFGVVEETADYNTIRSKLNLPLSPFVTGVKDRQSSYTTLHLTKEEKADHLKNAFYQVRLDEFLHLKTEGKSDATIRKYRNSLKMVSKLYQSIEHISSWHEVTNDQWSKMLNHDLLEQYPTMSKTQCKDFISTTKAFVKWVDTVEGTLMTPEVTNSLKEVEERFKQQEISVN
- a CDS encoding DUF1538 domain-containing protein, giving the protein MGQVKDTVKEVVFAVLPITMVIVILQFTLIWLPMEVFVQFLIGVVLVSVGLIFFLLGVHVGLLPIGEMIGSTLPKTKKVWLIIAVGFVLGFVVTLAEPDVRVLSQQIDDVSAGEISQMVLIYSVALGVGIFVALAMMRIIFSIQLKWLLLGGYSIVFLLAIVTPATYIPISFDSGGVTTGPMTVPFILALGVGVSSVLRGKSSSSDSFGLVALASIGPIIAVQVLGVIYG
- a CDS encoding DUF1538 domain-containing protein; its protein translation is MNIVIFEGFGEVLLEVFFALLPLLLFFLVFQFFFLKLEKKKLINIGKGMILSFIGLALFLQGVHVGFFPAGELMGEKLGELSYSWVLIPIGFILGFVATFAEPAVRILNEQVEKVSGGYISEKVMLYTLSIGVGVSISLSMLRILAGFSLWYYILPGYLLAVILVLISSQTFTAIAFDSGGVATGPMTVTFILAIAVGVASVTEGRDPLIDGFGMIALVALAPILSVLILGILYERKGRDQRETQS
- a CDS encoding P-II family nitrogen regulator — translated: MKRNHNHQLFVTIVKKNQASKLVKAAKEAGAEGATILYARGSGIHENKEFLGIPMENEKELILTVAKQRIMKNIVEAVVRAGSLNQSGKGIGFIISLPHITGISHLKKEIDETDDDFKMEGVDFMAEEHIPFELIVTIVNKGEADLVLDSSMEAGAEGGTVINGRGSGIHEKATFFNIPIEPGKDVVLTLIHQKRREKVLKAIETGVGLNESGKGIAFVIDVERVVGINHVIDELKDGKKK
- a CDS encoding protein-tyrosine phosphatase family protein; this encodes MSATNYQHLITNRIFIGGADDVKDVLENEKVDVVFDLRAEAPAERTIHQAIHCPIVDDEMKQDESIKQSIDQVVKAFNEGKNVYFHCQGGSNRTGTVAIGTLLSLGEASSIEEGEQIAQSKRAKIKVKPEMKDSLSRLFPNT
- a CDS encoding ketopantoate reductase family protein → MKFLIVGAGAVGGYFGGRLLEKGEDVTFLVRYKRQEQLLDQGLLIESIHGDFRSIPKTIVEGEKGQFDVIMIGTKSYHLEQAIEAVKPFLHEKTVVIPMLNGFAHLNILKQAFRQDKILGGLCFIESTVTEEGLIQQTSKVHQFMFGEFDGTYSERVQKIEQAFSNTNAMIKVSDSILQEMWHKYLFITTMSGVTSLFKQPVGPIRELAEGKATIKALLKEIATIMRAEGAPLAEGIEEIQYERFLSLEAGMKSSMQRDMEKRGLVEVDHLQGYLLEKAADHRLKAPILTTVYVNLKLYEKQLHEEKRWSLL
- a CDS encoding DEAD/DEAH box helicase; the encoded protein is MFKKTLEQVLEEIKSSEETKDQIIHWEVLEAVEAKTKPFPVTIDKKIQLALRKRGIGELYIHQHEAITHATKGNHVVAVTPTASGKTLCYNIPVLQQILKDEESRALYLFPTKALAQDQKSEMNELIEEMGVDVKCFTYDGDTAPTIRQAVRKAGHVVITNPDMLHSAILPHHTKWVAFFENLKYVVIDELHTYRGVFGSHVANVVRRLKRIAAYYGCYPTFICTSATIANPRELAEELTGQPMKLVDQNGAPRGKKHFLFYNPPVVNESMNIRKSATVEVNNLAKHFLQNKIQTIVFAKSRVRVEIILSHLQELTKKQIGPDTIRGYRGGYLPKQRREIERGLRSGDIIGVVSTNALELGVDIGQLQVCIMTGYPGSIASAWQQAGRAGRRQNESVIIMVAGSTPIDQYVINHPDYFFERSPESARINPDNLVILVDHLKCAAYELPFRQGETFDGVEIEDILEFLTEEKVLLHRVDKWYWMNDAFPAHGISLRSASQENVIIIDQSDVAKPQVIGEMDRFSAMTLLHDEAIYLHQGVQYQVEYLDWDEKKAFVREVAVEYFTDANLAVQLKVLEEDLEKEEAFAKISFGDVMVNAKATLFKKIKLTTFENIGSGPIHLPEEELHTNAMWVSFYDSVVSEYSEGAFDQALIGLAHLFQHVAPVFVMCDRSDLHVIPQMKADHSEKPTIFMYDRYPGGIGLAKEVYKNIDLILENVTTLVQSCSCEHGCPACVGASGEAGNQVKSTVMRLVKMLQTVQRGESNGA
- a CDS encoding ribonuclease H-like domain-containing protein; this encodes MALKNKLNRLKKHMNINSINEETAPSKSNQPIQDETTIPYLAKWNELDTQAVYFEDQYTLIREVRLPISTKHGAYTFAHLSGVIDRWQSFSSSHPLSAKGKGVEDLLFFDTETTGLSNGAGNRIFLLGSAQIIGDEVIVRQYFLPGPEAEVAFYHHFLTDVGAMKNLVTYNGKAFDWPQVKTRHTFVRDQVPMLPKFGHFDLLHASRRLWKEQLSTCKLSTVEKEILQFERVSDTPGYMAPMLYFDFLHEQDPAFVQGIIQHHEWDVLSLITLYIDISERIFKALEKQIANPIESYKMARWFDYIGEREIAMPLYEKLQEIESVVQLKSKWAYAQILKQNKQLPKAEAVFNQLLIVEEEFVVESAVELAKIAEHHHKDYDKALDFSNKAYQLFSDRKYVNKNKDHKMEVDIIKRVERLQRKSSK